From Etheostoma cragini isolate CJK2018 chromosome 14, CSU_Ecrag_1.0, whole genome shotgun sequence, the proteins below share one genomic window:
- the si:ch211-153f2.3 gene encoding uncharacterized protein si:ch211-153f2.3, giving the protein MDRDSQSEDTLSTIVLENIKNKLIHAFRATGESRENPQDSGSTVRPVSIGRSYQANEELRRAQIDGAITWLRSELLEMRSQDLQLAQTLLGLNTEIQRLRRESFGGVEVEGGDQG; this is encoded by the exons ATGGACCGGGACAGTCAAAGCGAGGATACTTTGTCCACTATTGTTCTGgagaacattaaaaacaaactgattcATGCCTTCAGGGCGACAGGAGAATCTAGAGAAAACCCTCAAGACTCGGGTTCCACTGTCAGACCAGTCAGCATCGGTAGGAGTTACCAAGCCAACGAAGAGCTGCGGAGGGCACAGATAGATGGAGCAATAACCTGGCTGAGGTCTGAACTG CTGGAAATGCGCTCACAGGACCTTCAGCTGGCTCAGACACTGCTGGGGCTCAACACAGAGATCCAAAGACTGAGGAGGGAGAGTTTCGGAGGTGTGGAAGTAGAGGGGGGTGATCAGGGGTAA
- the slc30a8 gene encoding zinc transporter 2, translating to MFKKKDAEKLALVSDVRNSYTTISVSNQEALQMDGTGDIKHCHDNSYAQEDREQEKKVAKRRLYLVSVICLVFMIGEILGGYFAGSLAVMTDAAHLLVDLVSFIISLLSLWLSSRPATHKLSYGWHRAEILGALLSVFTIWLVTGVLVYLAVERILDDNYTIEGTIMLITSGCAVVANIIMAFALHQSGHGHSHGGLGSPGHGHSHNGHSSNGNSHGGQGHSHIEQERQRTQQANASVRAAFAHVLGDLLQSVSVFLSAIIIFFKPEYKIADPICTFLFSIFVLCTTLTILRDIVIVLMEGTPAGVKYGEVRDSLLAVKGVTAVHNLHIWALTMNQTVLTAHVAIDETVDAQTVLRKMTQACFASYNFHSVTIQMERQADLKPGCNLCEDPKK from the exons ATGTTCAAAAAAAAGGATGCGGAAAAATTGGCCCTGGTGTCAGACGTGAGGAACTCGTACACCACTATAAG CGTGTCCAACCAGGAAGCATTACAGATGGACGGCACAGGTGACATCAAGCATTGCCATGACAACAGCTATGCACAGGAGGATCGTgaacaagaaaagaaagtggCCAAGAGGAGGTTGTATCTAGTCTCAGTCATCTGCCTGGTTTTCATGATTGGTGAAATCCTTG GTGGGTATTTTGCAGGCAGTCTTGCAGTGATGACAGACGCTGCTCACCTGCTTGTGGACCTAGTCAGCTTCATCATCAGCCTGTTGTCCCTCTGGCTCTCCTCCAGACCTGCTACACACAAGCTCAGCTACGGCTGGCATCGGGCAG AGATCCTGGGTGCGCTGCTGTCAGTTTTCACCATCTGGCTGGTAACAGGAGTGTTGGTTTACCTCGCCGTGGAGCGCATTCTCGACGATAACTACACCATCGAGGGCACTATCATGCTCATTACCTCTGGTTGTGCAGTGGTGGCTAATATTAT CATGGCCTTCGCTCTTCACCAGTCCGGCCACGGCCACAGTCACGGGGGTCTCGGTTCACCCGGGCACGGCCACAGTCACAACGGTCACAGCTCGAACGGCAACAGTCACGGGGGTCAAGGGCACAGCCACATTGAGCAAGAAA GACAGAGAACTCAGCAGGCCAACGCCAGTGTGCGAGCAGCCTTTGCCCATGTGTTGGGAGATCTTCTCCAGAGCGTCAGCGTGTTTCTCAGCGCCATCATTATCTTCTTTAAG CCAGAATATAAGATTGCTGACCCTATCTGCACATTCCTGTTCTCCATATTTGTCTTGTGCACCACGCTTACCATCCTGAGGGATATTGTCATTGTCCTAATGGAAG GCACTCCAGCAGGGGTGAAGTATGGAGAAGTGCGGGATAGTCTGCTAGCAGTGAAGGGGGTGACGGCTGTCCACAACCTTCACATCTGGGCCCTCACCATGAACCAGACTGTACTGACTGCACACGTAGCCATAG ACGAGACAGTGGATGCCCAGACTGTCCTGAGGAAAATGACACAGGCTTGTTTTGCCTCCTACAACTTCCACTCTGTTACAATTCAAATGGAGAGACAGGCCGACCTGAAGCCCGGATGTAACCTGTGTGAGGATCCCAAGAAGTAG